One Periophthalmus magnuspinnatus isolate fPerMag1 chromosome 8, fPerMag1.2.pri, whole genome shotgun sequence genomic window carries:
- the praf2 gene encoding PRA1 family protein 2 — translation MAGVRLPSLRTLEDFILGSARFAVPNVRDLDRWNNRVINNLLYYQSNYLVCALGCVLLVGYLRPLQLCVGAVVISLCFLGFVWAAENQIPVRRFRRNHPTVCVFAILLLCCLLLAVMGSVAVFLLGIATPILLTLVHASVRLRSLKNKLENKLESIGLKRTPMGLLLEALGQEQEAGS, via the exons ATGGCAGGCGTGCGGCTGCCATCCCTGCGGACTCTGGAGGACTTCATCCTCGGCTCAGCTCGGTTCGCGGTTCCCAACGTGCGGGACCTGGACCGCTGGAACAATCGCGTCATCAACAACCTGCTGTACTACCAGAGCAACTACCTGGTGTGCGCGCTGGGCTGTGTGCTGCTCGTGGG GTACCTACGGCCACTGCAGCTGTGCGTGGGGGCAGTAGTCATCAGCCTGTGCTTCCTGGGCTTTGTGTGGGCCGCGGAGAACCAGATCCCTGTACGGCGTTTCCGTAGAAATCACCCAACGGTCTGTGTGTTTGCCATCCTGCTTCTGTGCTGCCTCCTACTGGCCGTGATGGGGAGTGTGGCAGTGTTCCTGCTTGGGATCGCCACACCCATTCTCT TGACCCTGGTGCATGCCTCAGTTCGCCTCAGGAGCCTGAAGAACAAGCTGGAGAACAAATTGGAGAGCATTGGCCTGAAGAGGACTCCCATGGGTCTGCTGCTGGAGGCGTTGGGCCAGGAGCAGGAGGCTGGCTCCTAG